The genomic segment CGTCATCTTCGTCGACACGGACACCGCGGTGCGCGAGTACCCCGAGCTGGTGCGGAAGTATTTCGGCACCGTCGTGCCGCCGAGCGACAATAAGTTCGCCGCGCTAAACTCCGCGGTCTGGAGCGGCGGGTCGTTCATCTACGTGCCGCCCGGCGTGCGCGTGGAGATTCCGCTGCAGGCTTACTTCCGCATCAACGCGGAGAACGTGGGCCAGTTCGAGCGGACTCTCATCATCGCGGACGAAGGCAGCTTCGTGCACTACGTGGAAGGCTGCACGGCGCCCATCTACACCACCGACTCGCTGCATGCGGCAGTCGTGGAAATCATCGCGCTGCCCCACAGCCGCGTCCGCTACACCACCATCCAGAACTGGTCCAACAACGTGTACAACTTGGTGACGAAGCGGGCCGTGGCGTACGAAGGCGCGACGGTGGAGTGGGTCGACGGCAACATCGGCTCCAAGACGACGATGAAGTACCCGGCCATCTTCCTGATGGGCGAAGGGGCGCGCGGCGAGGTGCTGACCATCGCGTTCGCCGGCAAGGGCCAGCATCAGGACACGGGGGCGAAGATCGTCCACAACGCGCCCAACACGTCGTCCATCATCACGTCCAAGTCCATTTCGAAGGGCGGCGGCGCGACGACGTATCGCGGGCTCATCCGGGTCAACCCGAACGCCAAGGGCGCCCGCAGCAAGGTGAACTGCGACGCGCTCCTGTTTGACCCGCAGTCCAAGGCGGAGACCATTCCGTACATGGACATCCTGCAGGAAGACGTGGCTGTCGAGCACGAAGCGACCATCAGCAAGGTGGCGGAGGACCAGCTCTTCTACCTGATGAGCCGGGGCCTCAGCGAGGAAGAAGCCACCGCTATGGTGGTCCAAGGCTTCCTGGAACCGTTCACCAAGCAGCTGCCGATGGAATACGCCGTCGAGCTGAACCGCCTCATTCAGCTCGAAATGGAAGGGTCGGTCGGCTAAAGCGCCTGCATGACGGGACATACAAGGGCCGGAGCGTCTCCGGCCCTTTTTTTAAACGCGGGAGGTGACAGCGCAGCGCCGGGCGGCAAGACAACTGCATGCGGGCATCGGAGTTGATCGGGGCTTCGGAAAGGAGTTTGGGGGATGAGCGTGAAGGGCGGTCTCGAAGACGTTGTCGCACTTCAATCAAAAATATGCTTCATCGATGGTCAAAAGCGACAGCTCGTCTATCGAGGCTACGACATCGGCGAGCTTATCGGCAAGGCCACGTTCGAGGAAGTCGTCTACCTGCTGTGGTACGGCCACCTGCCCCCCGCCGACGCGCTGCAGCACTTCAAGGAGCAACTGGCGGACGAGTCCACGCTGCCGGACCAGCTGGTGAGCCTGCTGCGCTCCTGCCCAAAGGACGCGGAGCCGATGGCGGTCTTGCGCACTGCGGTTTCGGCCCTCGGTTTGTTTGACCCGGACGTCGGCGCGCGGGACCTCGCGGCGATGCAGCGCGTGGCGCTGCGCTTGATGGCCAAGACGCCCATCATCGTCGCCTACTGGGGTCGCCTGCGGCAAGGAAAAGAACCGATTCCCCCCAAGCCCTGGCTCGGCTTGGCGGCCAATTTCCTGTACATGCTGTCGGGGCGGGAGCCCGATCCGCTGGAGGAAGAAATTTTTGACGCCGCGTTGATCTTGCACGCCGACCACGAGCTGAACGCTTCCACGTTCGCCGCGCGCGTGGCGATGTCGACGCTGACCGACATGTACTCGGCGGTTACGGCCGCCATCGGCACGCTAAAAGGCCCGCTGCACGGCGGTGCCAACGAGCAGGTGATGCGCATGCTGCTGGCCATCGGCGACGTGGCCAACGTCGACGCGTGGCTGCAGGCGGCGCTGGCCCGCAAGGAACGCATTATGGGCTTCGGCCACCGGGTGTACCGAACGGGCGATCCGCGCGCCGACTACCTGCGGGAATTTTCCCGGCGGCTGGGCGAACGGCGCGGCGACATGCGCTGGTTCAACATCTCCCGCCGCCTCGAGGAGCGCATGCTGGAAGAGAAAGGGCTGTATCCGA from the Bacillota bacterium genome contains:
- a CDS encoding citrate synthase (catalyzes the formation of citrate from acetyl-CoA and oxaloacetate) gives rise to the protein MSVKGGLEDVVALQSKICFIDGQKRQLVYRGYDIGELIGKATFEEVVYLLWYGHLPPADALQHFKEQLADESTLPDQLVSLLRSCPKDAEPMAVLRTAVSALGLFDPDVGARDLAAMQRVALRLMAKTPIIVAYWGRLRQGKEPIPPKPWLGLAANFLYMLSGREPDPLEEEIFDAALILHADHELNASTFAARVAMSTLTDMYSAVTAAIGTLKGPLHGGANEQVMRMLLAIGDVANVDAWLQAALARKERIMGFGHRVYRTGDPRADYLREFSRRLGERRGDMRWFNISRRLEERMLEEKGLYPNVDFYSASTYYMLGIPVELYTPIFAVSRMSGWTAHLLEQFSDNRLIRPRAEYVGPLGLTFVPLAERVVQPAS
- the sufB gene encoding Fe-S cluster assembly protein SufB, with the translated sequence MAKPVIDIDQEYKYGFKDPELYVYKSRKGLSREVVEEISRLKGEPDWMREFRLRALEIFFKKPMPTWGADLSGIDLDNIYYYVRPTDRKGRSWDEVPEYIKKTFDRLGIPEAERKYLAGVAAQYESEVVYHSIREELAKQGVIFVDTDTAVREYPELVRKYFGTVVPPSDNKFAALNSAVWSGGSFIYVPPGVRVEIPLQAYFRINAENVGQFERTLIIADEGSFVHYVEGCTAPIYTTDSLHAAVVEIIALPHSRVRYTTIQNWSNNVYNLVTKRAVAYEGATVEWVDGNIGSKTTMKYPAIFLMGEGARGEVLTIAFAGKGQHQDTGAKIVHNAPNTSSIITSKSISKGGGATTYRGLIRVNPNAKGARSKVNCDALLFDPQSKAETIPYMDILQEDVAVEHEATISKVAEDQLFYLMSRGLSEEEATAMVVQGFLEPFTKQLPMEYAVELNRLIQLEMEGSVG